The proteins below come from a single Crossiella sp. CA-258035 genomic window:
- a CDS encoding DegT/DnrJ/EryC1/StrS family aminotransferase, with protein MTVPFLDLKAPHEELRAGLDAAYRRVLDSGWFLLGPELAAFEAEFAAYCEAEHCVAVGSGCDALELVLRALDIGPGDEVIVPSATFIASWLAVSAVGATPVPVEPDEQTQLIDPKQVEAAITARTKAIMPVHLYGQPADIDALGEIAAAHGLHVVEDAAQAHGARYKGRRVGAGSLAAGFSFYPGKNLGALGDGGAVVTSSAELADKLRLLRNYGSRVKYQHEIQATNSRLDELQAAMLRVKLPVLDRWNARRQQIAERYLRELAGIDGLALPVVAEWAEPVWHLFVVRCEHRESVQERLTAAGIGTLIHYPVPVHRSPAYASGAWGELPVAERLAEQVLSLPIGPHLPDEQVDAVISAVRAAFAAE; from the coding sequence ATGACCGTTCCCTTTCTCGACCTGAAGGCGCCGCACGAGGAACTGCGCGCCGGTCTGGACGCCGCCTACCGCCGGGTGCTGGACTCCGGCTGGTTCCTGCTGGGCCCCGAGCTCGCCGCCTTCGAGGCCGAGTTCGCCGCCTACTGCGAGGCCGAGCACTGCGTGGCCGTGGGCAGCGGCTGCGACGCGCTGGAGCTGGTGCTGCGCGCCCTGGACATCGGCCCCGGCGACGAGGTGATCGTGCCCAGCGCGACCTTCATCGCCAGCTGGCTGGCCGTCTCCGCGGTCGGCGCCACGCCGGTCCCGGTGGAGCCGGACGAGCAGACCCAGCTGATCGACCCGAAGCAGGTCGAGGCGGCGATCACCGCGCGCACCAAGGCGATCATGCCGGTGCACCTGTACGGCCAGCCCGCGGACATCGACGCCCTCGGCGAGATCGCCGCGGCGCACGGGCTGCACGTGGTGGAGGACGCCGCGCAGGCGCACGGCGCGCGGTACAAGGGCCGCCGGGTCGGCGCGGGCTCGCTGGCGGCGGGGTTCAGCTTCTACCCGGGCAAGAACCTGGGCGCGCTGGGCGACGGCGGCGCGGTGGTGACCTCCTCGGCCGAGCTGGCGGACAAGCTGCGGCTGCTGCGCAACTACGGGTCGCGGGTGAAGTACCAGCACGAGATCCAGGCGACCAACTCCCGGCTGGACGAGCTGCAGGCCGCGATGCTGCGGGTCAAGCTGCCGGTGCTGGACCGCTGGAACGCCCGGCGGCAGCAGATCGCCGAGCGGTACCTGCGCGAGCTGGCCGGTATCGACGGCCTGGCGCTGCCGGTGGTGGCGGAGTGGGCGGAACCGGTGTGGCACCTGTTCGTGGTGCGCTGTGAGCACCGCGAGTCGGTGCAGGAGCGGCTGACCGCGGCCGGGATCGGCACGCTGATCCACTACCCGGTGCCGGTGCACCGGTCGCCGGCATACGCCTCGGGGGCCTGGGGCGAGCTGCCGGT
- a CDS encoding FdtA/QdtA family cupin domain-containing protein: MPAYKNEEGILVGKVEPCRMVDLPEHNDPRGNLCVVEAGKEIKFDIKRVYYLYDLPATTIRGAHGHRNLEQLIVAVHGKFDITVDDGEYRDRFHLDNPSRGLYVGPMVWRNLINFSPGAVGLVLASTHYDEADYYREYADFQRDARKL; the protein is encoded by the coding sequence ATGCCCGCCTACAAAAATGAAGAAGGAATTCTGGTCGGCAAGGTCGAACCCTGCCGGATGGTCGATCTGCCCGAGCACAACGACCCGCGCGGCAACCTGTGCGTGGTGGAGGCGGGCAAGGAGATCAAGTTCGACATCAAGCGCGTGTACTACCTGTACGACCTGCCCGCGACCACCATCCGCGGCGCGCACGGGCACCGCAACCTGGAACAGCTGATCGTCGCGGTGCACGGCAAGTTCGACATCACCGTCGACGACGGCGAGTACCGGGATCGTTTCCACCTGGACAATCCCAGTCGCGGTCTCTACGTCGGCCCGATGGTGTGGCGGAACCTGATTAACTTCTCCCCCGGCGCGGTCGGACTGGTACTCGCCTCCACGCACTACGACGAGGCCGACTACTACCGCGAGTACGCCGACTTCCAGCGCGACGCCAGGAAACTCTGA
- a CDS encoding LuxR family transcriptional regulator yields the protein MALAERDGQLDFLRRLLADTAEGRGRVAMVTGPVASGKTELLHVFGENARAAGALLLTATGTRAERNMPLGLLRQLLRGAALAPEPLARVLALLDEGQATATRTEPDNEVTERVQARIAHDLADTLLALSQDSMLVLSIDDVDHADVASVRVLVDLTRRQRAHRVLVLFTELTGAAPAHPAFRTELLRQPHFRRIRLTPLSVRGVAEMLAQELPGAVHLAADCHELTGGNPLLVRALVEDQHSALTPGGLSVGEAFSQAVLACLHRSNPSLLRAAQGIAVLGDTETEPLAGLLELPPQTVSQAVDTLLGAGLARRGGFRHPAVGAAVLADLSAADRAELHLRAAHRLHLAGEPPAPIAEHLLAAGRISGQWAVQVLWSAGEHALTEDRVEYAVECLELAHRSSTDDQNRATIRMMLVGLARRANPAVVARHLAELTEALRKGTLNTRDALTSVRCLLLHGRNDEAAEALNQLSATVGQTDRQTALELAVTREWMYSMHPPLLSRLPEAELTPEAISLGAVRDPRLQTGLALRRVIADGPEETAIMDAEQVLQGSRLSEKTFDALVSALMVLYFADRLDKALPWADALLAESAERNAPGWHAMFASARAAMALRQGDLPGAELHARAALRHTTPHTWGVAVGGPLGSLIVALTEMGKLAEAEELLNLPTPDAMLESTFGLQYLSARGRCHLAADRLYAALGDFRLCGELMAEWGMDRPSFVPWRSDAAEVLIRLGKQHEARALLEEQLAMDCGGRPRIRGVALRLLASISEPHRRTQLLTEAVELSRAGGDRLQLARALGELSRAQLDADSTQARMTLRRAWHLARECQASPLCEELVPGQAGVEAEVPPAPVEVDADRMTALSDAEQRVAALAAQGHTNRQIASKLCITISTVEQHLTRVYKKLNVTRRADLPAGLHSPDAAVSA from the coding sequence ATGGCCTTGGCCGAGCGGGACGGACAGCTGGACTTCCTGCGACGATTACTCGCTGACACGGCGGAGGGCCGCGGCCGGGTCGCGATGGTGACCGGGCCGGTGGCCAGCGGCAAAACCGAGCTGTTGCACGTGTTCGGGGAGAACGCGCGCGCCGCCGGCGCCCTGCTGCTGACCGCCACCGGGACCCGCGCGGAGCGGAACATGCCGCTCGGCCTGCTGCGCCAGCTGCTGCGAGGCGCGGCACTGGCGCCGGAGCCGCTGGCCAGGGTGCTGGCGCTGCTGGACGAGGGCCAGGCCACCGCCACCCGCACCGAACCGGACAACGAGGTGACCGAGCGGGTCCAGGCGCGGATCGCGCACGACCTGGCCGACACGCTGCTCGCGCTGTCCCAGGACTCGATGCTGGTGCTCAGCATCGACGACGTGGACCACGCGGACGTGGCCTCGGTCCGGGTGCTGGTGGACCTGACCCGCAGGCAGCGCGCGCACCGGGTGCTGGTGCTGTTCACCGAGCTGACCGGCGCGGCCCCGGCGCACCCCGCCTTCCGCACGGAGTTGCTGCGGCAGCCGCACTTCCGGCGGATCCGGCTGACCCCGCTGTCGGTGCGCGGGGTGGCCGAGATGCTGGCGCAGGAGCTGCCCGGCGCGGTGCACCTGGCCGCCGACTGCCACGAGCTGACCGGCGGCAACCCGCTGCTGGTGCGCGCGCTGGTGGAGGACCAGCACTCCGCGCTGACCCCCGGCGGGCTCAGCGTCGGCGAGGCGTTCAGCCAGGCCGTGCTGGCCTGCCTGCACCGCAGCAACCCGTCGCTGCTGCGGGCGGCGCAGGGCATCGCGGTGCTCGGCGACACCGAGACCGAGCCGCTGGCCGGGCTGCTGGAACTGCCGCCGCAGACGGTGTCGCAGGCGGTGGACACCCTGCTCGGGGCCGGACTGGCCCGGCGCGGCGGGTTCCGGCATCCCGCGGTGGGCGCCGCGGTGCTGGCCGACCTGTCCGCCGCCGACCGCGCCGAGCTGCACCTGCGGGCCGCGCACCGGCTGCACCTGGCCGGCGAGCCGCCCGCGCCGATCGCCGAGCACCTGCTGGCCGCCGGCCGGATCAGCGGGCAGTGGGCGGTGCAGGTGCTCTGGTCCGCTGGCGAGCACGCGCTGACCGAGGACCGGGTGGAGTACGCGGTGGAGTGCCTGGAGCTGGCGCACCGCAGCAGCACCGACGACCAGAACCGGGCGACCATCCGGATGATGCTGGTGGGCCTGGCCCGCAGGGCGAACCCGGCGGTGGTGGCCCGGCACCTGGCCGAGCTGACCGAAGCGCTGCGCAAGGGCACGCTGAACACCAGGGACGCGCTGACCTCGGTGCGCTGCCTGCTGCTGCACGGCCGCAACGACGAGGCCGCCGAGGCGCTGAACCAGCTGAGCGCGACGGTCGGGCAGACCGACCGGCAGACCGCGCTGGAGCTGGCGGTCACCCGGGAGTGGATGTACAGCATGCACCCGCCGCTGCTGTCCAGGCTGCCCGAGGCCGAGCTGACGCCCGAGGCGATTTCCCTTGGCGCGGTGCGGGATCCGCGGTTGCAGACCGGGCTGGCGCTGCGCCGGGTGATCGCGGACGGTCCCGAGGAGACCGCGATCATGGACGCCGAGCAGGTGCTGCAGGGCTCCCGGCTGTCCGAGAAGACCTTCGACGCGCTGGTCTCCGCGCTGATGGTGCTCTACTTCGCCGACCGGCTGGACAAGGCGCTGCCCTGGGCGGACGCCCTGCTGGCCGAGTCGGCCGAGCGCAACGCGCCGGGCTGGCACGCCATGTTCGCCTCGGCCAGGGCCGCGATGGCGCTGCGCCAGGGCGACCTGCCCGGCGCCGAGCTGCACGCCCGCGCCGCGCTGCGGCACACCACCCCGCACACCTGGGGGGTGGCGGTAGGGGGTCCCCTTGGCAGCCTGATCGTGGCGCTGACCGAGATGGGCAAGCTGGCCGAGGCCGAGGAACTGCTCAACCTGCCGACCCCGGACGCGATGCTGGAGTCGACCTTCGGCTTGCAGTACCTCTCCGCGCGCGGCCGCTGCCACCTGGCCGCGGACCGGCTCTACGCGGCGCTGGGCGACTTCCGGCTGTGCGGGGAGCTGATGGCCGAGTGGGGCATGGACCGCCCCTCGTTCGTGCCGTGGCGCAGCGACGCCGCCGAGGTGCTGATCCGGCTGGGCAAGCAGCACGAGGCGCGGGCCCTGCTGGAGGAGCAGCTGGCCATGGACTGCGGTGGCAGGCCGCGCATCCGAGGGGTCGCGCTGCGGCTGCTGGCCTCGATCAGCGAGCCGCACCGGCGCACCCAGCTGCTCACCGAGGCGGTCGAGCTCTCCCGCGCGGGTGGCGACCGGTTGCAGCTGGCCAGGGCGCTCGGCGAGCTGAGCAGGGCGCAGCTGGACGCGGACTCCACCCAGGCGCGGATGACCCTGCGCCGGGCCTGGCACCTGGCGCGGGAGTGCCAGGCGTCGCCGCTGTGCGAGGAGCTGGTGCCCGGTCAGGCCGGCGTCGAGGCCGAGGTCCCGCCCGCCCCGGTGGAGGTGGACGCGGACCGGATGACCGCGCTCTCCGACGCCGAGCAGCGGGTGGCCGCGCTGGCCGCGCAGGGACACACGAACCGGCAGATCGCCAGCAAGCTGTGCATCACGATCAGCACGGTCGAGCAGCACCTGACCCGGGTGTACAAGAAGCTCAACGTGACCCGGCGGGCTGACCTACCGGCGGGACTGCACAGTCCGGACGCGGCGGTTAGTGCATAA
- a CDS encoding cellulase family glycosylhydrolase, whose translation MSTRGRYVVDADGNRFRLRAGNWHGASGTYNGSGEITDPANHHAGEMSSGIPLGLDRAPLAELIGSFQALGLNSIRLPFSNQMIHETAPVPDRAVAANPQLRGRTPLGVYDAVVAALTAAGFAVFLNNHTTTSRWCCGVDGNERWNTAQTAQKWEEDWLFMARRYRSNNRVAGADLYNEVRRNVLDDPNWGLGDARDWHAAAQRAGDRILSEANPELLIVIEGINWFGIPVDGLPHGRPTLEPVRTLSNTLARSGKLVYAAHFYGYTGPNHSGATGIGETSDPRYQDLSRTELAEVLRRQASFVTEEGQHFTAPVWVSEFGVGGRAETGAKPRAWFENFVDELIKADADFAYWPLVGWHENRRGNGWALAHWDAAGNRMFLDDGDDWRAPAWRRLIAASGKTGPVPVVPQWRQLAIDHGDLVQSMRMRGLPDWDSGARKAVCPDGQRLIGLSHTGNRGLCTDAGGPLPVPAEHQVVTDERFVTADWASGYTKFQCPAGQLAIGYSARGAAVSALLCAPAGRSAGGPDRTVWFDRGDNRASTRGGEFAPGRHKGQCGDGEVLAGVAWTGRIGSARTPDALLCRGFAGTVR comes from the coding sequence TTGAGCACCCGCGGCCGGTACGTGGTGGATGCGGACGGAAACCGGTTTCGACTGCGCGCCGGGAACTGGCACGGCGCCAGCGGCACCTACAACGGCAGCGGCGAGATCACCGATCCGGCCAACCACCACGCCGGGGAGATGAGCTCCGGCATCCCGCTCGGCCTGGACCGGGCGCCGCTGGCCGAGCTGATCGGCAGCTTCCAGGCGTTGGGGCTCAACAGCATCCGGCTGCCGTTCTCCAACCAGATGATCCACGAGACCGCCCCGGTGCCCGATCGGGCAGTGGCGGCGAACCCGCAGCTGCGCGGAAGGACGCCCCTTGGTGTCTATGACGCGGTGGTGGCCGCACTGACCGCGGCCGGGTTCGCGGTTTTCCTGAACAACCACACCACGACCAGCCGCTGGTGCTGCGGAGTGGACGGAAATGAACGCTGGAACACCGCCCAGACCGCGCAGAAATGGGAGGAGGACTGGCTGTTCATGGCCCGCCGCTACCGGTCCAACAACCGGGTGGCCGGCGCGGACCTGTACAACGAGGTGCGGCGCAACGTGCTCGACGATCCCAACTGGGGTCTCGGCGATGCCAGGGACTGGCACGCGGCGGCGCAGCGGGCGGGCGACCGGATCCTCAGCGAGGCCAACCCCGAGCTGCTGATCGTGATCGAGGGCATCAACTGGTTCGGCATCCCGGTCGACGGCCTACCGCACGGGCGGCCGACGCTGGAACCGGTGCGCACGCTGTCGAACACCTTGGCGCGCTCGGGAAAGCTGGTCTACGCCGCGCACTTCTACGGCTACACCGGGCCGAACCACAGCGGGGCCACCGGGATCGGCGAGACCAGCGATCCGCGCTACCAGGACCTGAGCCGCACCGAGCTGGCGGAAGTGTTGCGGCGGCAGGCTTCCTTCGTCACCGAGGAGGGCCAGCACTTCACCGCGCCGGTGTGGGTCAGCGAGTTCGGCGTGGGCGGCCGGGCGGAGACCGGCGCGAAACCCAGGGCCTGGTTCGAGAACTTCGTGGACGAGCTCATCAAGGCGGACGCGGACTTCGCCTACTGGCCGCTGGTCGGCTGGCACGAGAACCGGCGCGGCAACGGCTGGGCGCTGGCACACTGGGACGCGGCGGGCAACCGGATGTTCCTCGACGACGGCGACGACTGGCGCGCCCCGGCCTGGCGCAGGCTGATCGCCGCCTCCGGCAAGACCGGGCCGGTTCCCGTTGTGCCGCAATGGCGTCAGCTGGCCATCGACCACGGCGACCTGGTGCAGTCGATGCGGATGCGCGGGCTGCCGGACTGGGACTCCGGCGCGCGCAAGGCGGTGTGCCCGGACGGTCAGCGGCTGATCGGGCTCAGCCACACCGGCAACCGCGGCCTGTGCACCGACGCCGGCGGCCCGCTGCCGGTGCCTGCCGAACACCAGGTGGTGACCGACGAGCGGTTCGTGACCGCGGACTGGGCGAGCGGCTACACCAAGTTCCAGTGCCCGGCCGGTCAGCTGGCCATCGGTTACAGCGCGCGCGGGGCGGCGGTCTCGGCGCTGCTGTGCGCCCCGGCCGGCCGGTCGGCAGGCGGGCCGGACCGCACGGTGTGGTTCGACCGGGGCGACAACCGGGCGAGCACCCGCGGCGGGGAGTTCGCGCCCGGGCGGCACAAGGGTCAGTGCGGGGACGGCGAGGTGCTGGCCGGGGTGGCCTGGACCGGGCGGATCGGCTCGGCGCGCACCCCGGACGCGCTGCTCTGCCGAGGGTTCGCCGGGACGGTGCGCTGA
- a CDS encoding TetR/AcrR family transcriptional regulator, giving the protein MTEALGTRDRIVHTTSKLMQRQGYEGTGIKQIAREASATLGSVYHFFPGGKQELAVAAVRHADEEFAEMLTEILAAHEDPAEAVYQVAAMNGTYLRDSGWEEGCPVTATALETAGRVPEIQRACAETFANWERLVFEKLKSSGYHEELARELAGTVINALSGAEVSAQVTRSVEPLETTGRHLKRLIESYR; this is encoded by the coding sequence GTGACTGAGGCACTGGGCACCCGCGACCGGATCGTGCACACCACGTCGAAGCTGATGCAGCGACAGGGGTACGAGGGCACCGGCATCAAGCAGATCGCCAGGGAGGCCAGCGCCACCCTGGGCTCGGTGTACCACTTCTTCCCCGGCGGCAAGCAGGAGCTGGCGGTGGCCGCGGTCCGGCACGCGGACGAGGAGTTCGCCGAGATGCTGACCGAGATCCTGGCCGCGCACGAGGATCCGGCCGAGGCGGTGTACCAGGTGGCCGCGATGAACGGGACCTACCTGCGGGACTCCGGCTGGGAGGAGGGCTGCCCGGTCACCGCGACCGCCTTGGAGACCGCGGGCCGGGTGCCGGAGATCCAGCGGGCCTGCGCGGAGACCTTCGCGAACTGGGAGCGGCTGGTGTTCGAGAAGCTGAAGTCCAGCGGCTACCACGAAGAGCTGGCGCGGGAACTGGCCGGCACGGTGATCAACGCGCTCAGCGGCGCGGAGGTCTCAGCCCAGGTCACCCGCAGCGTGGAGCCGCTGGAAACCACCGGCCGCCACCTCAAGCGCCTGATCGAGTCCTACCGCTGA
- a CDS encoding NAD(P)-binding domain-containing protein, with protein MTIVGLGPMGQAMAAAYLDRGYAVTVWNRTASKADALVAKGAVRAETVAAALKAGGPVILSLTEHTAMYAILEQATDALDGVVLINLSSDTPAKSRAAAEWATGHGAAYLTGGVQVPPYLIATEGAASFYSGPKELFEAHRETLEVITAADYRGEDQGLAPLYYQIMITIFWTNMTAHVQALAMAEANGISAMEYLPYARNAADIGPIFMEMTSKEVDAREYPGADATLLMNLASAEHALETARDSGVDTALPATVAAIFRRAVDAGYGQNGFTSVFEVLRKQDA; from the coding sequence GTGACGATCGTGGGTCTGGGGCCGATGGGGCAGGCCATGGCCGCGGCTTACCTGGACCGCGGTTACGCGGTGACGGTGTGGAACCGGACCGCGAGCAAGGCGGACGCGCTGGTGGCCAAGGGCGCGGTGCGCGCGGAGACGGTGGCCGCGGCGCTCAAGGCCGGCGGGCCGGTGATCCTCAGCCTCACCGAGCACACCGCGATGTACGCGATCCTGGAACAGGCCACCGACGCCCTGGACGGCGTGGTGCTGATCAACCTCAGCTCCGACACCCCGGCCAAGTCCAGGGCCGCGGCCGAGTGGGCGACCGGGCACGGCGCGGCCTACCTGACCGGCGGCGTGCAGGTGCCGCCGTACCTGATCGCGACCGAGGGCGCGGCCAGCTTCTACAGCGGCCCCAAGGAGTTGTTCGAGGCGCACCGGGAGACCCTGGAGGTCATCACCGCGGCGGACTACCGCGGCGAGGACCAGGGCCTGGCCCCGCTGTACTACCAGATCATGATCACCATCTTCTGGACCAACATGACCGCGCACGTGCAGGCGCTGGCCATGGCCGAGGCCAACGGGATCAGCGCGATGGAGTACCTGCCCTACGCGCGCAACGCCGCCGACATCGGGCCGATCTTCATGGAGATGACCTCGAAGGAGGTCGACGCCCGCGAGTACCCCGGCGCGGACGCGACCCTGCTGATGAACCTCGCCAGCGCCGAGCACGCGCTGGAGACCGCGCGGGACTCCGGCGTGGACACCGCGCTGCCCGCCACGGTCGCGGCGATCTTCCGCCGCGCGGTGGACGCCGGGTACGGCCAGAACGGGTTCACCAGCGTCTTCGAGGTGCTGCGCAAGCAGGACGCCTGA
- a CDS encoding response regulator transcription factor, which translates to MSSTAIDLGNAMNTQLQVHHLTHPSTREFKVYLIDPEPVVAQGLRAAFWDQSDIYLSGWAGSWEQAARGIAVETPDVLLVEIAATGATGDGVEVIRKAARVFPRIPLLAFSNDRNQVVRALEAGARGFVLKSSGSAELINAVRGAGNGGTPISTSLLPQLVARVRDGGSTPRLSARELQVLRLVATGNRTGEIAQRLSVTEPTVKTYLQRMFTKLKVSDRGGAVLAARAAGLLP; encoded by the coding sequence ATGTCATCCACCGCCATCGACCTCGGGAATGCGATGAACACTCAGCTCCAGGTACACCACCTGACGCACCCCAGCACCCGTGAATTCAAGGTCTACCTCATCGATCCGGAACCGGTCGTGGCCCAGGGGCTGCGCGCCGCGTTCTGGGACCAGTCCGACATCTACCTCTCCGGATGGGCAGGCAGCTGGGAGCAGGCCGCCAGGGGTATCGCGGTCGAGACCCCGGACGTGCTGCTGGTCGAGATCGCCGCCACGGGTGCTACCGGAGACGGGGTCGAGGTCATCCGCAAGGCGGCCAGGGTGTTCCCCCGGATCCCGCTGCTGGCCTTCTCTAACGACCGGAACCAGGTGGTCAGGGCGCTGGAAGCGGGCGCGCGGGGGTTCGTGCTCAAGTCCTCCGGCAGTGCGGAGCTGATCAACGCGGTGCGCGGCGCGGGCAACGGCGGCACCCCCATCTCCACCTCGCTGCTGCCGCAACTGGTGGCCAGGGTGCGCGACGGCGGCAGCACGCCGAGGCTGTCCGCGCGGGAGCTCCAGGTGCTGCGGCTGGTGGCCACCGGAAACCGCACCGGGGAGATCGCGCAGCGGTTGTCGGTGACCGAACCGACGGTGAAAACTTACCTGCAGCGCATGTTCACCAAACTCAAGGTGAGTGACCGCGGCGGCGCGGTGCTGGCGGCGCGAGCGGCCGGACTGCTCCCTTGA
- a CDS encoding glycosyltransferase, with product MRVLLATMGSRGEVQPVVALALRLKEMGCGVRVCVSPDLCDWVAGWGIPAVPVGPRMRDSGWDLSTPAGRLRAAENAVAAQFAALPGAARDCDVPVGCGAVLVAARSVAELAGIGYAHAEFCPAALPCSRLAPAPWPGWPRETGDPDQLWAADARRWHEVWGPALNAHRVAAGLTPVLAVREHVLTEQPLLAADPLLAPGPPAADQTGAWLLPDERALPADVESFIRAGEPPVYFRLGSYSGIDGTDAGVAMVAAVRATGRRAIISRGWAGLAGPGGAADCLVIGEANHRVLFQQVAAVVHHGGAGTTSTAARAGAPQVVLPQHYDQHYWAGRVEALGIGAEAPELRSLDVALGRALCPETASRAREVAAEVRADGVRKAAQLVLTRSAQVTWNKKFEANTNVNTQT from the coding sequence GTGCGGGTGTTGCTGGCGACCATGGGGTCGCGGGGTGAGGTGCAGCCGGTGGTGGCGTTGGCGTTGCGGCTCAAGGAGATGGGCTGCGGAGTGCGGGTGTGCGTGTCGCCGGATCTGTGCGACTGGGTCGCGGGATGGGGGATTCCCGCGGTGCCGGTGGGGCCGCGGATGCGGGACAGCGGATGGGACCTGAGCACGCCGGCGGGGCGGCTGCGGGCCGCGGAGAACGCCGTGGCGGCACAGTTCGCGGCGTTGCCAGGGGCGGCGCGGGACTGCGATGTGCCGGTGGGGTGCGGGGCGGTGCTGGTGGCAGCGCGGTCGGTGGCCGAGCTGGCCGGGATCGGGTACGCGCACGCCGAGTTCTGCCCGGCCGCGCTGCCCTGCTCGCGGCTCGCGCCCGCGCCGTGGCCGGGGTGGCCGCGCGAGACGGGTGACCCCGACCAGCTGTGGGCAGCGGACGCGCGGCGCTGGCACGAGGTCTGGGGGCCCGCGCTCAACGCGCACCGGGTGGCCGCCGGGCTGACCCCGGTCCTGGCGGTGCGCGAGCACGTGCTGACCGAGCAGCCGTTGCTGGCCGCCGATCCCCTCCTGGCACCGGGTCCTCCGGCGGCTGACCAGACGGGTGCCTGGCTGCTGCCGGATGAGCGGGCGCTACCGGCCGACGTTGAATCCTTTATCCGGGCGGGCGAGCCGCCGGTCTACTTCAGGCTCGGCAGCTACTCCGGGATCGACGGCACGGACGCCGGGGTGGCGATGGTGGCGGCGGTGCGGGCAACTGGGCGGCGGGCGATCATCTCCCGTGGCTGGGCCGGATTGGCGGGGCCGGGCGGCGCCGCCGACTGCCTGGTGATCGGCGAGGCCAACCACCGGGTCCTGTTCCAGCAGGTGGCCGCCGTGGTGCACCACGGCGGCGCGGGCACCACCAGCACCGCGGCGCGGGCCGGGGCGCCGCAGGTCGTACTGCCTCAGCACTACGACCAGCACTACTGGGCCGGGCGGGTCGAGGCGCTCGGGATCGGCGCGGAGGCCCCGGAGCTGCGATCACTGGACGTCGCGCTGGGCAGGGCGCTGTGTCCGGAAACTGCCAGCCGGGCCCGCGAGGTGGCCGCCGAAGTCCGCGCCGACGGTGTGCGGAAGGCCGCGCAACTCGTGTTGACAAGGAGTGCGCAGGTTACCTGGAATAAAAAGTTCGAAGCGAATACAAACGTAAATACACAAACGTGA
- a CDS encoding MarR family transcriptional regulator, whose amino-acid sequence MAKKRVGKAAQQVLAALPDWGNTTAQLNAEIAADMGVTLTDLDCLHALNQHGPSTATGLAAHVGLTSGSVSRMIDRLATAGCVVRVPDPGDRRRVLIEPTAEGLARVRAYYQRLAEHTTGDLGEFTEAELRVVLRFIHRVRDNTAAELARMRELTYRSAGR is encoded by the coding sequence GTGGCGAAGAAGCGCGTGGGCAAAGCGGCTCAACAGGTCCTGGCCGCCCTCCCGGACTGGGGCAACACCACCGCCCAGCTCAACGCCGAGATCGCCGCCGACATGGGCGTCACCCTCACCGACCTGGACTGCCTGCACGCCCTCAACCAGCACGGCCCCAGCACCGCCACCGGTCTCGCCGCGCACGTCGGCCTCACCTCCGGGTCGGTCTCCCGGATGATCGACCGGCTGGCGACCGCCGGATGCGTGGTCCGCGTGCCGGATCCCGGCGACCGGCGACGGGTGCTGATCGAGCCGACCGCCGAGGGACTGGCCCGGGTGCGGGCCTACTACCAGCGGCTGGCCGAGCACACCACGGGGGACCTGGGCGAGTTCACGGAGGCTGAGTTGCGGGTGGTGCTGCGGTTCATCCATCGGGTGCGGGACAACACCGCGGCCGAACTGGCCAGGATGCGCGAACTGACCTACCGGTCGGCCGGGCGCTGA